The following are encoded together in the Osmia lignaria lignaria isolate PbOS001 chromosome 13, iyOsmLign1, whole genome shotgun sequence genome:
- the Ube4B gene encoding ubiquitination factor E4B produces MNELSQEEVRRRRMARLAGLDTINSGTNSNHSSGPVSPSTPGPSKAFTEQIISPSKQQQFQNSEIPMEVEENSDKQCNNSGVDVDSGIENMEVEESDRKDLKPRSRTTSSSTEITTEQIHSVISRILCISWKEPTEGCVFLPQTAAHELTQKFVDAAEIINQALMEILCMFVKDEDPLKEINVDISSNREDSPNSQTSPLLSPVATFCRCDICCKSSQSKSFTYLLDCYSRVAVEERNNPKKSSTPPLSDILAILRAQCVQYSSLVLQGLVGISQSSTTYPLAMTPLLYPVLSQSLPRGYLHELVARTHTNSAVFNKIFTPLLQGLYLSMQHPSLVGNTHRRPIEALEELIEIRCGPSSNIRPICRLIIHQVQFLPDIMTSAAGRELTTTSFLGPFLSVSVFAEDEPNVAEKFFSGNPFIDKSMNLTLQQELESTRTSLHKIFHAILANSNCREAMLTYLATLLRHNEKRAQIQTEEFSLAGDGFMLNLLSVLQMLSVKIKLDTVDPLYPFHPSSFVEIKNDTRLKLSYQEVADWLKHLERTHKWVEPKFPTQCWFLTLHCHHIALLPALQKYQRKLRTLRDVQKMLDDLQATEPQWKDSPFAGRNKELIKRCKEQLKQLGKSKSCTDAGLNDPVLLRRCLHFYISVAEVLLSLLTQTPPGNPLPELPLTQEVPQKFTALPEWYVEDIAEFLLFTLQFSPGVIVNNMDNSLITWLLVVVCTPHCIRNPYLIAKIIEVLFVINPSVQGRTESLHDQVMAHPISKTLLASYLMKFYTDVETTGSSSEFYDKFSIRYHISLILKSMWDSPVHRESIIQESNNGKQFVKFINMLMNDTTFLLDESLESLKRIHEIQELMSDLKAWAAFSPEQQHSRMRQLAADERQARSYLTLAKETVAMFHYLTVDITEPFLRPELVGRLCAMLNFNLQQLCGPKCKNLKVRKPQKYGWEPRSLLGQLVDIYLHLDCDNFAAALATDERSFCKELFTDAANRLERSVIKTTTEIERFIALAERAAVIARDNRARDEDYGDAPEEFRDPLMDTLMEEPVKLPSGIVMDKAVIIRHLLNSATDPFSRQPLSEDMLTPMLDLKERISMWKQQKKKTTNI; encoded by the exons aTGAACGAGTTAAGTCAAGAGGAA GTAAGAAGAAGACGTATGGCTCGTTTAGCAGGCTTAGATACCATTAATTCAGGAACTAATTCAAATCACAGTAGCGGTCCAGTTTCTCCGAGTACGCCAGGTCCATCGAAAGCATTTACAGAACAAATAATATCGCCATCGAAGCAACAGCAGTTTCAGAATTCTGAGATACCaatggaagtagaggaaaacaGTGATAAACAATGTAATAATTCTGGAGTTGATGTAGATTCAGGAATTGAAAATATGGAAGTTGAAGAATCGGATAGAAAAGATTTAAAACCAAGATCACGT actACAAGTTCTAGTACAGAGATAACTACAGAACAAATACATTCTGTTATCTCACGTATATTATGCATATCATGGAAGGAACCTACAGAAGGTTGCGTATTCTTACCACAAACTGCGGCACATGAGTTAACGCAAAAATTTGTGGATGCCGCAGAAATAATAAATCAAGCACTGATGGAGATACTGTGTATGTTTGTGAAAGACGAAGAtcctttaaaagaaattaatgtagatatatctTCGAATCGAGAAGACAGCCCTAATAGTCAAACAAGTCCCTTATTAAGTCCAGTTGCGACGTTTTGCCGGTGTGATATTTGTTGTAAATCGTCGCAAAGTAAGAGTTTCACTTATTTACTAGATTGCTATTCAAGAGTTGCAGTTGAAGAACGTAACAATCCAAAG AAATCGAGTACACCGCCATTGTCTGATATACTGGCTATTCTAAGAGCACAGTGTGTTCAGTATTCCAGTCTTGTATTGCAAGGCCTAGTTGGTATTTCGCAGTCTTCAACTACATATCCTTTAGCTATGACTCCCCTACTGTACCCAGTATTGTCGCAGAGTTTACCACGTGGATATTTACACGAGCTTGTGGCAAGGACGCATACAAATTCAGcagtatttaataaaatttttactcCACTTTTGCAAGGCTTATACCTTTCAATGCAGCATCCTAGTTTGGTTGGGAATACGCATCGAAGACCGATCGAAGCATTAGAAGAGTTAATAGAAATTCGTTGTGGACCGAGTAGTAACATACGCCCGATCTGTCGTTTAATTATTCATCAAGTACAATTTTTGCCTGACATTATGACCTCAGCAGCTGGTAGAGAACTCACAACAACGTCTTTTCTTGGACCTTTTTTGTCAGTGTCTGTATTTGCCGAAGATGAACCAAACGTGGCTGAGAAATTCTTCAGCGGTAATCCATTCATCGACAAGTCGATGAATTTAACGTTGCAACAAGAACTGGAAAGCACCAGAACGTCGcttcataaaatatttcatgCGATACTCGCAAACAGCAACTGCCGTGAAGCAATGTTAACATACTTAGCAACGTTGTTACGTCATAACGAGAAACGTGCTCAAATACAAACGGAAGAATTCTCCCTCGCCGGAGACGGATTTATGTTAAATTTACTATCAGTTTTACAAATGCTTTCCGTGAAAATTAAATTGGACACAGTGGATCCTTTGTATCCGTTTCATCCTTCGAGTTTtgtggaaataaaaaatgacacAAGGTTGAAGCTATCGTACCAAGAAGTTGCTGATTGGCTAAAACATTTAGAAAGGACACACAAGTGGGTCGAGCCAAAGTTTCCAACACAATGTTGGTTTCTTACTCTACATTGTCACCATATAGCGTTGTTACCGGCTTTACAGAAATACCAGAGAAAGCTGAGGACTTTACGCGACGTGCAGAAAATGCTCGACGATCTACAAGCTACTGAACCGCAATGGAAAGACAGTCCTTTCGCAGGTCGTAACAAAGAATTAATAAAACGTTGTAAAGAACAATTGAAGCAACTCGGCAAGTCTAAATCGTGCACGGATGCTGGATTAAATGATCCTGTTTTATTAAGAAGATGCttgcatttttatatttctgtagCAGAGGTTCTTCTAAGTTTATTAACTCAAACTCCGCCAGGAAATCCTCTTCCTGAACTTCCTTTAACTCAAGAAGTTCCACAAAAGTTTACAGCCTTACCAGAATGGTATGTTGAAGATATTGcagaatttttgttatttacccTTCA atttagtccTGGCGTAATAGTAAATAACATGGACAATTCACTTATTACATGGTTACTTGTTGTAGTATGTACTCCACATTGTATACGAAATCCATATTTAATAGCAAAAATTATTGAAGTGCTATTTGTAATAAATCCTAGTGTTCag ggGCGAACCGAATCACTTCACGATCAAGTAATGGCACATCCTATATCTAAAACATTATTAGCGTCGTACCTCATGAAATTCTATACCGACGTTGAAACCACCGGTTCCAGTTCAGAATTTTACGACAAATTTTCAATACGTTATCACATTAGTTTAATCCTGAAGTCTATGTGGGACAGTCCGGTGCATCGAGAATCAATTATTCAAGAAAGCAATAATGGGAAGCAATTTGTGAAATTCATTAATATGTTAATGAACGACACGACGTTTTTATTAGATGAAAGTTTAGAATCGTTGAAGCGTATTCATGAAATCCAAGAACTTATGTCCGATCTTAAAGCATGGGCAGCGTTTTCCCCCGAACAACAACATTCGCGAATGAGACAATTAGCGGCAGATGAAAGACAGGCCAGATCGTATCTTACATTAGCAAAGGAGACTGTTGCCATGTTTCATTATTTAACAGTCGACATCACAGAACCGTTTTTACGACCTGAACTAGTTGGAAGATTATGTGccatgttaaattttaatttacaacaGTTGTGTGGCCCTaagtgtaaaaatttaaaagtaagAAAGCCACAGAAATACGGATGGGAACCAAGATCGTTACTTGGCCAATTGGTCGATATATATTTACATCTTGATTGCGATAATTTTGCGGCTGCTTTAGCTACCGACGAA CGCTCGTTCTGCAAAGAATTATTTACTGATGCTGCGAATAGATTAGAAAGGTCGGTAATCAAGACTACTACGGAAATTGAAAGATTTATAGCACTTGCAGAACGTGCTGCAGTTATTGCCAGAGATAATCGTGCACGTGACGAAGATTACGGTGACGCACCAGAGGAATTTCGAGATCCACTTATGGATACGCTCATGGAAGAACCTGTTAAACTTCCATCTGGTATTGTCATGGATAAAGCAGTTATTATTAGACATCTCCTTAATAGCGCTACAGATCCTTTCAGTCGGCAACCACTTAGCGAAGATATGCTTACACCAA TGCTCGATTTAAAGGAAAGGATATCAATGTGGAAAcagcaaaagaaaaaaactaCAAATATATAA
- the LOC117602012 gene encoding uncharacterized protein LOC117602012 — protein sequence MYNCLKLSDSVVICPYNKNHLISKSRLQRHIVKCEKNYPEHYKVMCPYNATHRLFKNEITEHVVTCPTRNVLESEMHSEPRRHGAISVSLNSEISSTVDCAENWDLERDDHLRILHDDKYSSVDSIEAHELVDSDSRDNIEKKGLRAPRGFSEAMLREANEESCVEDLESIGSSLGVGRGKNALKSGQLKLVGLGRGKPLDEF from the exons ATGTATAACTGTCTTAAACTATCTGATTCAGTTGTAATATGCCCTTATaacaaaaatcatttaatttcaaaatctcGTCTTCAAAGGCATATTGTTAAATGTGAAAAA AATTATCCTGAACATTATAAAGTTATGTGTCCATATAATGCAACTCATCGCTTGTTCAAAAATGAGATAACCGAACATGTTGTTACGTGCCCTACACGTAATGTATTGGAATCAGAAATGCATTCAG aacCAAGAAGACACGGTGCCATTAGCGTTTCATTAAATTCAGAAATCTCAAGTACAGTAGATTGCGCAGAAAACTGGGATTTAGAAAGAGATGATCATTTGAGAATTTTACACGATGACAAATATTCTTCAGTTGACAGTATAGAAGCACACGAACTTGTTGATTCAGA TTCAAGGGATAACATTGAGAAAAAAGGTTTAAGGGCTCCTCGTGGTTTTTCTGAAGCTATGTTGAGAGAAGCAAATGAAGAGTCTTGCGTTGAGGATTTGGAATCGATAGGTAGCTCGTTGGGAGTTGGAAGAGGAAAAAATGCTTTGAAAAGTGGTCAGTTAAAATTAGTTGGATTAGGTAGAGGAAAGCCGTTGGATGAGTTTTag